A stretch of the Archangium violaceum genome encodes the following:
- a CDS encoding cytochrome P450: MQPQALKLTPEMVANPYPVFAALRESAPVHYVEAFRGSYVLSRHEDMAPVLKNTTLFSSKMASVSALMPKELGEDVLRYFRSENSLLSSDPPQHTRLRTLVSRAFTPRRVADLEPRIRELTRELLDAMLTRQEFDLMADLAVPLPIIVIAEMLGIEPERRLDFKRWSNAISQSVTLTVGGLDLEWIATGIREIHAYLEAAIERRRQEPGNDLISALVESNEQQGGFLSSMDVIGFVRLLLFAGNETTTNLIGNGTLALLNHPAEMERLAEDASLIPNAVEEMLRYDTPAQVIFRITTADTEIAGTPIPKDSRIMLLLGAANRDPRKFPDPDTFDITRDTQGHVAFGHGVHFCIGGPLARLEAKVVFEELFRRVRRVSFAPGQEGHLDYGTTFSLRGPKSLRLRAERR; encoded by the coding sequence ATGCAGCCCCAAGCCCTGAAGTTGACCCCCGAGATGGTGGCCAACCCCTACCCCGTCTTCGCCGCCCTGCGCGAATCCGCGCCCGTCCATTACGTCGAGGCCTTCCGGGGCTCCTATGTCCTGTCGCGCCACGAGGACATGGCTCCCGTCCTCAAGAACACGACCCTGTTCTCCTCGAAGATGGCGTCCGTCAGCGCCCTGATGCCCAAGGAGCTCGGCGAGGACGTGCTCCGCTACTTCAGGAGCGAGAACAGCCTGCTCTCCTCGGACCCGCCCCAGCACACGCGCCTGCGCACCCTGGTGAGCCGTGCCTTCACCCCCCGCCGGGTGGCCGACCTGGAGCCGCGGATCCGCGAGCTCACCCGTGAGCTGCTCGACGCCATGCTGACCCGGCAGGAGTTCGATCTGATGGCGGACCTGGCGGTGCCCCTGCCGATCATCGTCATCGCCGAGATGCTCGGCATCGAGCCCGAGCGCCGCCTGGACTTCAAGCGCTGGTCCAACGCCATCTCCCAGAGCGTCACCCTCACGGTCGGAGGGCTCGACCTGGAGTGGATCGCCACGGGCATCCGGGAGATCCACGCGTACCTGGAGGCCGCCATCGAGCGGCGCCGCCAGGAGCCCGGAAACGATCTCATCAGCGCCCTGGTCGAGTCCAACGAGCAGCAGGGCGGCTTCCTCTCCTCCATGGACGTCATCGGCTTCGTCCGGCTGCTGCTCTTCGCCGGCAACGAGACCACCACCAACCTGATTGGTAACGGAACGCTGGCCCTGCTCAACCACCCGGCCGAGATGGAGCGGCTGGCGGAGGATGCCTCGCTCATCCCCAACGCCGTCGAGGAGATGTTGCGCTACGACACGCCGGCCCAGGTCATCTTCCGGATCACCACGGCGGACACGGAGATCGCCGGCACGCCCATCCCCAAGGACTCGCGCATCATGCTCCTGCTCGGGGCCGCCAACCGGGATCCGCGCAAGTTCCCCGACCCGGACACGTTCGACATCACCCGAGACACCCAGGGGCATGTCGCCTTCGGCCACGGGGTGCACTTCTGCATCGGAGGGCCGCTGGCCCGGCTCGAGGCGAAGGTCGTCTTCGAGGAGCTCTTCCGCCGGGTGCGCCGCGTCTCGTTCGCCCCCGGCCAGGAGGGCCACCTCGACTACGGCACGACCTTCTCGCTGCGGGGCCCCAAGAGCCTCCGGCTGCGAGCCGAGCGGCGTTAG